GGTGGTCTTATGTTTCTTGGATTTGCTGGGGGAATCGCCGTCGGTGCCGGGGTTATCGCTTTATTTATCGTGCTGGATATGATTCCGCGTCTCGCTCAGATTACACGAACCTTCGACAAAGTCCACTGGTATGAGGGAGCGATGGTCAGCGGCTCATTTATCGGTACGATCGCTGATTTCTGGAATTGGAAAATAGCCGGACCTTGGCTATTCAGCGGCGTTGTCGGTCTGTTCAATGGCATTTTTATCGGAATGCTTGCGGCCGCATTGACCGAGGTGCTGAATGTTCTGCCGATCATTGCCAAGCGGCTTCATATGCAGCGATATTTATTCGGATTGCTGCTGGCGATGGTGTTTGGTAAGGTGGCCGGCTCGCTATTCGAATGGTTCATTTACAATCCGTAGAGGTAATTCAAAAAGTCCGCTTTTGATAAGAAAACCGATCGAAGTAATCCAAGGATGAGCGACCGCGATTCAAAGGTAGGTTTTCTTGCGATATAGAACTTCATCAGCCTACGCTGATAACGTATAAATTCTATATCTAACACGAGGTAAACCGAGGAAGCTGACTCGACATCGAATCTTGAATTCAGCCTGGTCCTCCGGTGCTCACGTACCTAAAACGTACGCTCCGCTCCTCAGACCCTAGCTTTATCCAACCTTCTTGGTGCTGAAAACCGGATTTTTGAATCTTCACTGAATTGGGAAATTCAAAAAGTCCACTTTTGATAAGAAAACCGATCGAAGTAATCCAAGGATGAGCGACCGCGATTCAAAGGTAGGTTTTCTTGCGATATAGAATTTCATCAGCCTACGCTGATAACTTATAAATTCTATATCTAACACGAAGTAAACCGAGGAAGCTGACTCGACATCGAATCTTGGATTCAGCCGGGCCCTCCGGTGCTCACGTACCAACTACGTACGCTCCGCTCCTCGGACCCTAGCTTCATCCAACATTCTCGGTGCTGAAAACCGGATTTTTGAATCTTTACTGAATTGGGAAATTCAAAAAGTCCGCTTTTGATAAGAAAACCGATCGAAGTAATCCAAGGATGAGCGACCGCGATTCAAAGGTAGGTTTTCTTGCGATATAGAATTTCATCAGCCTACGCTGATAACGTATAAATTCTATATCTAACACGAGGTAAATCGAGGAAGCGGATTCGACTTCGAATCTTGAATTCAGCCGGGCCCTCCGTTGCTTAAATCACAAGAATATCGCAGCCATATTTTCGAAGGGAGCTAGATACGATGGACCAAGAAAATGATCATATCCGGGAGCATGCCGATAACGAGAATATGCCTGGCTTTATTCGAGAATCGGATCAGGAGGAGCAGGATTCAGATAAGAAGACTACTTCAGAGGAGCCTCATATAGGCATTTGGACCAAAAAAGAGGTTCAACAAAAAAGGGACGCAGAAAAGTCTGACTCCCTCGAGGATTCCATCATATATTGGCAGCAGAGCGATAGAATCAGTAGAAGTCTAGCCACAACGAAGCGGACGCTTGAGGAAGTTATCGGTCTTGGTAAGAGCTTCGATGTCGTATTCCGCGAAATGAGCTTTGCCGGCAAGAAGACGGGAATGCTCTTCATTAACGGATTTGCGAACAGTGAGATTATGCTGGAAATTCTTAAGCGTCTCACTTACTTAACCCCTGACAATTTATCTGCTGGAGCGATGCGTTCCTTTTTTGAAATGTATATCCCCCATGTTCAGGTGGAGAAGGCCGAGGAATTAAGTGTCGTGATCAAAAACATCCTAATCGGGATGAGCGCATTCTTCATAGAGGGCGAACAGACGGCGATCATCATGGATACACGCAATTATCCAGTGCGCAGTCCGGAAGAGCCTTCGCTTGAGCGAGTCGTACGCGGCGCCAGAGATGGCTTCACCGAGACGATGTTGACGAATGTAGCTCTGGTTCGGCGGCGGCTTCGTGATCCTGGGTTGAAGTTCGAGGCCTTTCAGGTGGGTAGACGGACACAGACAGATGTAAGTCTGGCTTATATTGATGATATTGCCGACAAGCTGGAGATTGAAGCAGTACGTAAGAAAATAACAAGCATAAATATGGACGGAATTCCGCTTGCCGACAAACAGCTCGAGGAAGCTATTCTGCACAGAGGCTGGAGCCCGTACCCTCATGTCCGATATTCCGAGCGCCCGGATGTCGTCGCTTCGCATTTGCTCGAAGGAAGGATCGTAATATTCGTCGATACGTCGCCCAGTGTCATTATTTTGCCTACGACATTCTTTGATTTATGTCAACATGCCGAGGAGAACAGGCAAACCGCGTTCATGGGCACTTATCTAAGGTGGGTCCGCTTTTTTGGTATTTTTGCGTCGCTGTTCCTATTGCCATTATGGCTGTTAATTGTGATGCATCCGGAATTCAAACCAGATATACTAGCATTTGTTGGACCGCATGACAAAGCGAAAATTCCGTTAATCGCCCAATTCCTGCTCGTGGAGTTCGGTGTGGATCTGATGCGCATGGCCGCGGTGCATACTCCGACCCCGCTCGCTTCAGCTATGGGCTTGATCGCGGCGATTATGATCGGCGATATAGCCGTTAAGACGGGTTTGTTCATCAACGAGGTCATTTTGTATATGGCGATCGCAGCGATCGGG
The window above is part of the Paenibacillus lutimineralis genome. Proteins encoded here:
- a CDS encoding stage V sporulation protein AB — its product is MFLGFAGGIAVGAGVIALFIVLDMIPRLAQITRTFDKVHWYEGAMVSGSFIGTIADFWNWKIAGPWLFSGVVGLFNGIFIGMLAAALTEVLNVLPIIAKRLHMQRYLFGLLLAMVFGKVAGSLFEWFIYNP
- a CDS encoding spore germination protein, which encodes MDQENDHIREHADNENMPGFIRESDQEEQDSDKKTTSEEPHIGIWTKKEVQQKRDAEKSDSLEDSIIYWQQSDRISRSLATTKRTLEEVIGLGKSFDVVFREMSFAGKKTGMLFINGFANSEIMLEILKRLTYLTPDNLSAGAMRSFFEMYIPHVQVEKAEELSVVIKNILIGMSAFFIEGEQTAIIMDTRNYPVRSPEEPSLERVVRGARDGFTETMLTNVALVRRRLRDPGLKFEAFQVGRRTQTDVSLAYIDDIADKLEIEAVRKKITSINMDGIPLADKQLEEAILHRGWSPYPHVRYSERPDVVASHLLEGRIVIFVDTSPSVIILPTTFFDLCQHAEENRQTAFMGTYLRWVRFFGIFASLFLLPLWLLIVMHPEFKPDILAFVGPHDKAKIPLIAQFLLVEFGVDLMRMAAVHTPTPLASAMGLIAAIMIGDIAVKTGLFINEVILYMAIAAIGMFATPSYELGLANRMVRLFLLVAVAIFGAPGLVVGTTLYILFLTFQRSYNSPYLWPFIPFNAKAMAAILFRVPVMSSKQRPSFNKPRDRTRMPQNE